A genomic segment from Halorubrum depositum encodes:
- a CDS encoding sensor histidine kinase, translated as MSDGPSEGDALRRMYRITADQERPFEEKLPDLLDLGRAYLGVETGFLTEIDDETQVIVDARGDHELLQAGRSCPLSKAYCRRTVDVDGALTVQHARVEGWEDDAAYEEFGLEAYIGAKVVVNREVYGTFCFADTEARDRPFSEDEETFVELLGQWVGYELFRKQATERMQRQRDELEEFSRVVSHDIRNPLGIIDGYLDMAERTGDPEHFQRCRDAVDRMESLIDDLLFLTREGRTIGGREEVDLVALARESWSFVSAGDATLAVDTDRVAFGDWSRLQQVFENLFRNGVEHGGDDVAIRVGDLADGTGIYVEDDGEGIPEAERDDVFVDGYTTDASGTGLGLTIIQQVVSAHGWEIAVTEGAAGGARFEITGMEFSE; from the coding sequence ATGAGTGACGGCCCGTCCGAGGGCGACGCCCTCCGCCGCATGTACCGGATCACCGCCGACCAGGAGCGGCCGTTCGAGGAGAAACTCCCGGACCTGTTGGACCTCGGTCGCGCGTACCTCGGCGTGGAGACCGGCTTCCTCACCGAGATCGACGACGAGACGCAGGTGATCGTGGACGCCCGCGGCGACCACGAACTGCTGCAGGCGGGCCGGAGCTGTCCGCTCTCGAAGGCGTACTGCAGGCGGACCGTCGACGTCGACGGCGCGCTGACGGTCCAGCACGCCCGCGTTGAGGGGTGGGAGGACGACGCCGCCTACGAGGAGTTCGGGCTGGAGGCGTACATCGGCGCGAAGGTCGTGGTCAACCGCGAGGTGTACGGCACCTTCTGTTTCGCCGACACCGAGGCGCGGGATCGTCCCTTCTCGGAGGACGAGGAGACGTTCGTGGAGCTGTTGGGCCAGTGGGTCGGCTACGAGCTGTTCCGGAAGCAGGCGACCGAGCGGATGCAGCGGCAGCGCGACGAGCTGGAGGAGTTCTCCCGGGTCGTCTCGCACGACATCCGGAACCCGCTGGGGATCATCGACGGCTACCTCGACATGGCGGAGCGGACCGGCGACCCGGAACATTTCCAGCGGTGTCGCGACGCGGTCGACCGGATGGAGTCGCTGATCGACGACCTGCTCTTCCTCACCCGCGAGGGCCGGACGATCGGGGGACGCGAGGAGGTCGACCTCGTGGCGCTCGCCCGCGAGTCGTGGTCGTTCGTGAGCGCCGGCGACGCGACGCTGGCGGTCGACACCGACCGCGTCGCCTTCGGCGACTGGAGCCGCCTCCAGCAGGTGTTCGAGAACCTGTTCCGGAACGGCGTCGAGCACGGCGGCGACGACGTGGCGATCCGGGTCGGCGACCTCGCGGACGGGACGGGAATCTACGTCGAGGACGACGGCGAGGGCATCCCGGAGGCCGAGCGCGACGACGTGTTCGTCGACGGCTACACCACCGACGCGTCGGGCACGGGGCTGGGGTTGACGATCATCCAGCAGGTCGTCTCGGCGCACGGCTGGGAGATCGCCGTGACGGAGGGCGCGGCGGGCGGAGCGCGGTTCGAGATCACCGGGATGGAGTTCTCCGAGTAG
- the purN gene encoding phosphoribosylglycinamide formyltransferase, whose amino-acid sequence MKIAGLASNRGRNLRHIADVAPGGAELSVVLTNREQAPVLEAATERRIPTEVVERDEEESRASHERRILDRLADYDFDLVCLDGYMRVLTDEFLDAAPTTLNVHPSLLPAFPGMDAHEQVLAAGVRTTGCTVHVVTEEIDGGPIVTQEPVPVYGDDDADALKERVLRDAEFTAYPRAVRWFAEERVTVERERGDPVDVTVEGDAGGDFPERRFVSEERAETLRYGENPHQDAALYADDGCEEASVVGADRLNPGAKGMGYNNYNDADAALNLVKEFDDPAAAVIKHTNPAGCATGDALADAYDRALSTDAKSAFGGIVALNRECDADTATAIVDSFKEVVVAPGYTDSALDVLREKGNLRVLDVGPLGEGDDRFAERFSEKPIVGGRLVQERDLQSPTPADLEVVTEREPTDEQLETMVFAWKTLKHVKSNGILFATGTETVGVGMGQVSRVDAVTLAAMKAEKDAEGKSAEGAVMASDAFFPFPDAIEEAAEAGIEAVIQPGGSVNDEDVIAAADEHDMAMAFTGSRCFRHD is encoded by the coding sequence ATGAAGATCGCCGGACTCGCGAGCAACCGGGGGCGGAACCTCAGACACATCGCCGACGTCGCGCCGGGCGGCGCGGAGCTGTCGGTCGTCCTGACGAACCGGGAGCAGGCGCCCGTGCTGGAGGCCGCGACCGAGCGCCGGATCCCGACCGAAGTCGTCGAGCGCGACGAGGAGGAGTCGCGCGCGTCCCACGAGCGCCGGATCCTCGATCGACTCGCCGACTACGATTTCGACCTGGTCTGCCTCGACGGGTACATGCGCGTGCTCACCGACGAGTTCCTCGACGCGGCGCCGACGACACTGAACGTCCACCCCTCCCTGCTCCCGGCGTTCCCCGGCATGGACGCCCACGAGCAGGTGCTCGCCGCTGGCGTCCGGACGACGGGCTGTACCGTCCACGTCGTCACCGAGGAGATCGACGGCGGCCCGATCGTCACCCAGGAGCCGGTCCCCGTCTACGGCGACGACGACGCCGACGCGCTGAAAGAGCGGGTGCTCCGCGACGCGGAGTTCACGGCGTACCCGCGGGCGGTCCGGTGGTTCGCCGAGGAGCGCGTGACGGTCGAGCGCGAGCGCGGCGACCCGGTGGACGTGACCGTCGAGGGCGACGCGGGCGGGGACTTCCCCGAGCGCCGGTTCGTCTCCGAGGAACGCGCCGAGACGCTCCGCTACGGGGAGAACCCGCATCAGGACGCCGCGCTCTACGCGGACGACGGCTGCGAGGAGGCGAGCGTCGTCGGCGCCGACCGGCTGAACCCCGGCGCGAAGGGGATGGGGTACAACAACTACAACGACGCCGACGCCGCGTTGAACCTCGTGAAGGAGTTCGACGACCCCGCGGCCGCCGTGATCAAGCACACGAACCCCGCCGGCTGCGCGACGGGCGACGCGCTCGCGGACGCGTACGACCGCGCGCTCAGCACCGACGCGAAGTCGGCGTTCGGCGGCATCGTCGCCCTGAACCGCGAGTGCGACGCCGACACCGCGACCGCGATCGTCGACTCGTTCAAGGAGGTCGTCGTCGCTCCCGGCTACACCGACAGCGCGCTCGACGTGCTCCGGGAGAAGGGGAACCTCCGCGTGCTCGACGTCGGCCCGCTCGGCGAGGGCGACGACCGCTTCGCCGAGCGCTTCTCCGAGAAGCCGATCGTCGGCGGCCGCCTCGTGCAGGAGCGGGACCTCCAGTCGCCGACCCCCGCGGACCTGGAGGTCGTCACCGAGCGCGAGCCCACCGACGAGCAGCTGGAGACGATGGTCTTCGCGTGGAAGACGCTCAAACACGTCAAGTCGAACGGCATCCTGTTCGCGACCGGCACGGAGACGGTCGGCGTCGGCATGGGGCAGGTGTCGCGCGTCGACGCCGTGACGCTGGCGGCGATGAAGGCCGAGAAGGACGCCGAGGGTAAGTCCGCCGAGGGCGCCGTGATGGCCTCGGACGCCTTCTTCCCGTTCCCGGACGCGATCGAGGAGGCCGCCGAGGCCGGGATCGAGGCCGTGATCCAGCCGGGGGGCTCCGTCAACGACGAGGACGTGATCGCCGCCGCCGACGAGCACGACATGGCGATGGCGTTCACCGGGTCGCGCTGCTTCCGACACGACTGA